The proteins below are encoded in one region of Pongo pygmaeus isolate AG05252 chromosome 20, NHGRI_mPonPyg2-v2.0_pri, whole genome shotgun sequence:
- the C5AR1 gene encoding C5a anaphylatoxin chemotactic receptor 1 isoform X2, with protein MDLFNYTTPDYEHYDDDMLDANTPVDKTSNTLRVPDILALVIFAVVFLVGVLGNALVVWVTAFEAKRTINAIWFLNLAVADFLSCLALPILFTSIVQHHHWPFGGAACRILPSLILLNMYASILLLATISADRFLLVFNPIWCQNFRGAGLAWIACAVAWGLALLLTIPSFLYRVVREEYFPPKVLCGVDHGHDKRRERAVAIARLVLGFVWPLLTLMMCYTFLLLRTWSRRATRSTKTLKVVVAVVASFFIFWLPYQVTGMMMSFLEPSSPTFLLLKKLDSLCISFAYINCCINPIIYVVAGQGFQGRLRKSLPSLLRNVLTEESMVRESKSFTRSTVDTTAEKTQAV; from the exons ATG GACCTCTTCAATTATACCACCCCTGATTATGAGCACTATGATGATGATATGCTGGACGCCAACACCCCTGTGGATAAAACTTCTAACACGCTGCGTGTTCCAGACATCCTGGCCTTGGTCATCTTTGCAGTCGTCTTCCTGGTGGGGGTGCTGGGCAATGCCCTGGTGGTCTGGGTGACTGCATTCGAGGCCAAGCGGACCATCAATGCCATCTGGTTCCTCAACTTGGCAGTAGCCGACTTCCTCTCCTGCCTGGCGCTGCCCATCTTGTTCACATCCATTGTACAGCATCACCACTGGCCCTTTGGCGGGGCCGCCTGCCGCATTCTGCCCTCCCTCATCCTGCTCAACATGTACGCCAGCATCCTGCTCCTGGCCACCATCAGCGCCGACCGCTTTCTGCTGGTGTTTAACCCCATCTGGTGCCAGAACTTCCGAGGGGCCGGCTTGGCCTGGATCGCCTGTGCCGTGGCTTGGGGTTTAGCCCTGCTGCTGACCATACCCTCCTTCCTGTACCGGGTGGTCCGGGAGGAGTACTTTCCACCAAAGGTGTTGTGTGGTGTGGACCACGGCCACGACAAACGGCGGGAGCGAGCCGTGGCCATCGCCCGGCTGGTCCTGGGCTTCGTGTGGCCTCTACTCACCCTCATGATGTGTTACACCTTCCTCCTGCTCCGGACGTGGAGCCGCAGGGCCACACGGTCCACCAAGACACTcaaggtggtggtggcagtggtggccaGTTTCTTTATCTTCTGGTTGCCCTACCAGGTGACGGGGATGATGATGTCCTTCCTGGAGCCATCGTCACCCACATTCCTGCTACTGAAGAAGCTGGACTCCCTGTGTATTTCCTTTGCCTACATCAACTGCTGCATCAACCCCATCATCTACGTGGTGGCCGGCCAGGGCTTCCAGGGCCGACTGCGGAaatccctccccagcctcctccgGAACGTGTTGACTGAAGAGTCCATGGTCAGGGAGAGCAAGTCATTCACGCGCTCCACAGTGGACACTACGGCCGAGAAGACCCAGGCAGTGTAG
- the C5AR1 gene encoding C5a anaphylatoxin chemotactic receptor 1 isoform X3, whose protein sequence is MLDANTPVDKTSNTLRVPDILALVIFAVVFLVGVLGNALVVWVTAFEAKRTINAIWFLNLAVADFLSCLALPILFTSIVQHHHWPFGGAACRILPSLILLNMYASILLLATISADRFLLVFNPIWCQNFRGAGLAWIACAVAWGLALLLTIPSFLYRVVREEYFPPKVLCGVDHGHDKRRERAVAIARLVLGFVWPLLTLMMCYTFLLLRTWSRRATRSTKTLKVVVAVVASFFIFWLPYQVTGMMMSFLEPSSPTFLLLKKLDSLCISFAYINCCINPIIYVVAGQGFQGRLRKSLPSLLRNVLTEESMVRESKSFTRSTVDTTAEKTQAV, encoded by the coding sequence ATGCTGGACGCCAACACCCCTGTGGATAAAACTTCTAACACGCTGCGTGTTCCAGACATCCTGGCCTTGGTCATCTTTGCAGTCGTCTTCCTGGTGGGGGTGCTGGGCAATGCCCTGGTGGTCTGGGTGACTGCATTCGAGGCCAAGCGGACCATCAATGCCATCTGGTTCCTCAACTTGGCAGTAGCCGACTTCCTCTCCTGCCTGGCGCTGCCCATCTTGTTCACATCCATTGTACAGCATCACCACTGGCCCTTTGGCGGGGCCGCCTGCCGCATTCTGCCCTCCCTCATCCTGCTCAACATGTACGCCAGCATCCTGCTCCTGGCCACCATCAGCGCCGACCGCTTTCTGCTGGTGTTTAACCCCATCTGGTGCCAGAACTTCCGAGGGGCCGGCTTGGCCTGGATCGCCTGTGCCGTGGCTTGGGGTTTAGCCCTGCTGCTGACCATACCCTCCTTCCTGTACCGGGTGGTCCGGGAGGAGTACTTTCCACCAAAGGTGTTGTGTGGTGTGGACCACGGCCACGACAAACGGCGGGAGCGAGCCGTGGCCATCGCCCGGCTGGTCCTGGGCTTCGTGTGGCCTCTACTCACCCTCATGATGTGTTACACCTTCCTCCTGCTCCGGACGTGGAGCCGCAGGGCCACACGGTCCACCAAGACACTcaaggtggtggtggcagtggtggccaGTTTCTTTATCTTCTGGTTGCCCTACCAGGTGACGGGGATGATGATGTCCTTCCTGGAGCCATCGTCACCCACATTCCTGCTACTGAAGAAGCTGGACTCCCTGTGTATTTCCTTTGCCTACATCAACTGCTGCATCAACCCCATCATCTACGTGGTGGCCGGCCAGGGCTTCCAGGGCCGACTGCGGAaatccctccccagcctcctccgGAACGTGTTGACTGAAGAGTCCATGGTCAGGGAGAGCAAGTCATTCACGCGCTCCACAGTGGACACTACGGCCGAGAAGACCCAGGCAGTGTAG
- the C5AR1 gene encoding C5a anaphylatoxin chemotactic receptor 1 isoform X1 translates to MLQITTNRPCKSWDLFNYTTPDYEHYDDDMLDANTPVDKTSNTLRVPDILALVIFAVVFLVGVLGNALVVWVTAFEAKRTINAIWFLNLAVADFLSCLALPILFTSIVQHHHWPFGGAACRILPSLILLNMYASILLLATISADRFLLVFNPIWCQNFRGAGLAWIACAVAWGLALLLTIPSFLYRVVREEYFPPKVLCGVDHGHDKRRERAVAIARLVLGFVWPLLTLMMCYTFLLLRTWSRRATRSTKTLKVVVAVVASFFIFWLPYQVTGMMMSFLEPSSPTFLLLKKLDSLCISFAYINCCINPIIYVVAGQGFQGRLRKSLPSLLRNVLTEESMVRESKSFTRSTVDTTAEKTQAV, encoded by the exons ATGCTCCAAATCACCACAAATCGACCTTGCAAATCCTGG GACCTCTTCAATTATACCACCCCTGATTATGAGCACTATGATGATGATATGCTGGACGCCAACACCCCTGTGGATAAAACTTCTAACACGCTGCGTGTTCCAGACATCCTGGCCTTGGTCATCTTTGCAGTCGTCTTCCTGGTGGGGGTGCTGGGCAATGCCCTGGTGGTCTGGGTGACTGCATTCGAGGCCAAGCGGACCATCAATGCCATCTGGTTCCTCAACTTGGCAGTAGCCGACTTCCTCTCCTGCCTGGCGCTGCCCATCTTGTTCACATCCATTGTACAGCATCACCACTGGCCCTTTGGCGGGGCCGCCTGCCGCATTCTGCCCTCCCTCATCCTGCTCAACATGTACGCCAGCATCCTGCTCCTGGCCACCATCAGCGCCGACCGCTTTCTGCTGGTGTTTAACCCCATCTGGTGCCAGAACTTCCGAGGGGCCGGCTTGGCCTGGATCGCCTGTGCCGTGGCTTGGGGTTTAGCCCTGCTGCTGACCATACCCTCCTTCCTGTACCGGGTGGTCCGGGAGGAGTACTTTCCACCAAAGGTGTTGTGTGGTGTGGACCACGGCCACGACAAACGGCGGGAGCGAGCCGTGGCCATCGCCCGGCTGGTCCTGGGCTTCGTGTGGCCTCTACTCACCCTCATGATGTGTTACACCTTCCTCCTGCTCCGGACGTGGAGCCGCAGGGCCACACGGTCCACCAAGACACTcaaggtggtggtggcagtggtggccaGTTTCTTTATCTTCTGGTTGCCCTACCAGGTGACGGGGATGATGATGTCCTTCCTGGAGCCATCGTCACCCACATTCCTGCTACTGAAGAAGCTGGACTCCCTGTGTATTTCCTTTGCCTACATCAACTGCTGCATCAACCCCATCATCTACGTGGTGGCCGGCCAGGGCTTCCAGGGCCGACTGCGGAaatccctccccagcctcctccgGAACGTGTTGACTGAAGAGTCCATGGTCAGGGAGAGCAAGTCATTCACGCGCTCCACAGTGGACACTACGGCCGAGAAGACCCAGGCAGTGTAG